One Deinococcus sp. LM3 genomic region harbors:
- a CDS encoding DUF4384 domain-containing protein has protein sequence MKKFLMIPAALLLSTAAAAPKISAQSIIVNPTTPDLNVSVRVDRDTTGNQNPAYRVDDKISISATVNRDAYVYLFNVNPDGSVDQILPNRLSDSNFVKAGTTKSFPAPGDNFTYTVAGPVGQNKVLALASLTPLDLDQISSFKTAQDQFATVTAKNQNGLAQALSIVVTPLPQNSWVSDTAFYTVAARNPVSTGSLFVGTNVANASVIMNGRTLGAANVTYSGLRAGTYPVRVKAPGYRDYTTTITVRAGSTTNLNVEFAQAVTPAPAPVANRFTVTIRTSVNGARVFVDGQEAGTVSGGLLNLQLTRGTHEILMVAPGYRTFSNTYNITQGGQITITPTR, from the coding sequence ATGAAAAAGTTCCTGATGATCCCCGCCGCCCTGCTGCTCAGCACCGCCGCCGCCGCACCGAAAATCAGCGCCCAGAGCATCATCGTGAACCCCACCACGCCCGACCTGAACGTCAGCGTCCGCGTGGACCGCGACACCACGGGCAACCAGAACCCCGCCTACCGCGTGGACGACAAGATCAGCATCAGCGCCACCGTCAACCGCGACGCGTACGTGTACCTGTTCAACGTCAACCCCGACGGCAGCGTCGACCAGATCCTCCCCAACCGCCTGAGCGACAGCAACTTCGTGAAGGCCGGCACCACCAAGAGCTTCCCCGCACCGGGCGACAACTTCACGTACACCGTCGCCGGCCCCGTCGGCCAGAACAAGGTCCTGGCGCTCGCCAGCCTCACCCCGCTGGACCTCGACCAGATCAGCTCCTTCAAGACCGCCCAGGACCAGTTCGCCACCGTGACCGCCAAGAACCAGAACGGACTGGCGCAGGCGCTGAGCATCGTCGTCACGCCCCTGCCGCAGAACAGCTGGGTCAGCGACACCGCCTTCTACACCGTCGCCGCGCGCAACCCGGTCAGCACCGGCAGCCTGTTCGTCGGCACGAACGTCGCCAACGCCAGCGTCATCATGAACGGCCGCACCCTCGGCGCCGCGAACGTCACGTACAGCGGCCTGCGCGCCGGCACGTACCCGGTGCGCGTCAAGGCCCCCGGCTACCGTGACTACACCACCACCATCACCGTCCGCGCCGGCAGCACCACCAACCTGAACGTGGAATTCGCCCAGGCCGTCACGCCCGCCCCCGCCCCCGTCGCCAACCGCTTCACCGTCACCATCCGCACCAGCGTGAACGGCGCCCGCGTGTTCGTGGACGGCCAGGAAGCCGGTACCGTCAGCGGCGGCCTGCTGAACCTGCAACTGACGCGCGGCACCCATGAGATCCTGATGGTCGCTCCCGGCTACCGCACCTTCAGCAACACCTACAACATCACCCAGGGTGGCCAGATCACCATCACCCCCACCCGCTGA
- a CDS encoding CoA pyrophosphatase, producing MSGADPLDRALADPWALWVGERGRRSLHLPTYRRAAVLVALTREVDPRVLLTVRSADLPTHQGQISFPGGSLEPGETPTQAAVREAWEEVGLEPAQVTVLGELDDVFTPVGFHVTPVLARIPAEPTLTLGGEVAQLLLPSLADLRDLPVTREVRTLPDGQRVPLYRYPWQGHDIWGMTARVLHDLLTDGPG from the coding sequence TTGAGCGGCGCCGACCCGCTGGACCGCGCGCTGGCGGACCCCTGGGCGCTGTGGGTGGGCGAGCGGGGGCGGCGCAGCCTGCACCTGCCCACCTACCGCCGCGCGGCCGTGCTGGTCGCCCTGACCCGCGAGGTGGACCCGCGCGTGCTGCTCACGGTGCGTTCGGCGGACCTGCCCACCCACCAGGGGCAGATCAGTTTTCCCGGCGGCAGTCTGGAACCCGGCGAGACGCCCACGCAGGCCGCCGTGCGTGAGGCCTGGGAGGAGGTGGGCCTGGAGCCCGCGCAGGTGACGGTGCTGGGTGAACTGGACGACGTGTTCACCCCGGTCGGTTTTCACGTCACGCCGGTCCTGGCGCGCATTCCGGCCGAACCGACCCTGACCCTGGGCGGTGAGGTGGCGCAGCTGCTGCTGCCGTCCCTGGCGGACCTGCGCGACCTGCCCGTGACGCGGGAGGTCCGGACCCTGCCGGACGGTCAGCGGGTGCCGCTGTACCGCTACCCCTGGCAGGGCCACGACATCTGGGGCATGACGGCGCGGGTCCTGCACGACCTGCTGACCGACGGACCCGGCTGA
- a CDS encoding MazG family protein: MQDLLTIMRRLRAPDGCPWDQEQTHDSLRPYLLEEAAEAADAAGSGDPAALSDELGDVLLQVAFHSVIAEEAGTFDYAAVERGIVEKLVRRHPHVFGEVSVQDSADVMRNWQEIKAQERGGRPRRAEDRVPAGLGALAREAKTQKLAGVPKVAAPQGRAAVAQVVAAAPDTPAGVADVLAAVVTWARSVGVDPELALRDRSLGTLRALPDQGPDA; the protein is encoded by the coding sequence ATGCAGGACCTGCTGACGATCATGCGCCGCCTGCGCGCCCCGGACGGCTGCCCCTGGGATCAGGAGCAGACCCACGACTCCCTGCGCCCCTACCTGCTGGAAGAGGCGGCCGAGGCGGCCGACGCGGCGGGCAGCGGCGACCCGGCCGCCCTGAGTGACGAGCTGGGCGACGTGCTGCTTCAGGTGGCGTTTCACAGCGTGATTGCCGAGGAGGCCGGCACCTTCGACTACGCGGCGGTCGAGCGGGGCATCGTGGAGAAACTGGTGCGCCGGCACCCGCATGTGTTCGGTGAGGTGAGCGTTCAGGACAGCGCGGACGTCATGAGAAACTGGCAGGAGATCAAGGCGCAGGAACGCGGGGGCCGGCCGCGCCGCGCCGAGGACCGCGTCCCGGCCGGTCTGGGCGCCCTGGCCCGCGAGGCGAAAACGCAGAAACTGGCGGGCGTTCCGAAAGTCGCGGCGCCGCAGGGGCGCGCGGCGGTCGCGCAGGTGGTCGCCGCAGCCCCGGACACCCCGGCGGGCGTGGCCGACGTGCTGGCCGCCGTGGTCACCTGGGCCCGCAGCGTGGGCGTGGACCCGGAACTGGCGTTGCGGGACCGTTCGCTGGGCACGCTGCGCGCCCTGCCTGACCAGGGGCCGGACGCTTGA
- a CDS encoding SDR family oxidoreductase has protein sequence MTDSSNSTSSTKKSAFITGASKGIGLSVARALIADGYAVTITSRNAAEIAQVATELGAGARGVACDVKDPAAVQAEVDAHVQAFGGLDVLFVNAGVGHFGNIADLSIQEWQDVIDTNLSGAFYTVKAAIPALSQRGGYIFTLSSLAGKNPLPGGGAYNASKFGLNGLSEVMNLDLRDRGIKVTQIMPGSVATHFAGHTPDAEKDAWKIQPEDLAQLTVDLLHMPERTLPSRVEVRPSRPPKK, from the coding sequence ATGACGGATTCCAGTAATTCCACAAGCAGCACGAAGAAAAGCGCCTTCATCACCGGCGCCAGCAAGGGCATCGGCCTGTCGGTCGCGCGCGCCCTGATCGCCGACGGGTACGCCGTGACCATCACCAGCCGCAACGCCGCCGAGATCGCGCAGGTCGCCACCGAGCTGGGCGCGGGCGCGCGTGGTGTGGCCTGCGACGTGAAGGACCCGGCCGCCGTGCAGGCCGAGGTGGACGCCCACGTGCAGGCCTTCGGGGGGCTGGACGTGCTGTTCGTGAACGCGGGTGTGGGGCACTTCGGGAACATCGCGGACCTGAGCATCCAGGAGTGGCAGGACGTGATCGACACCAACCTCAGCGGCGCGTTCTACACCGTCAAGGCCGCCATTCCGGCCCTGTCGCAGCGCGGCGGGTACATCTTCACGCTGTCCAGCCTCGCCGGGAAGAACCCCCTGCCGGGCGGCGGCGCCTACAACGCCAGCAAGTTCGGCCTGAACGGCCTGTCGGAAGTGATGAACCTCGACCTGCGCGACCGGGGCATCAAGGTCACGCAGATCATGCCCGGCAGTGTCGCCACGCACTTCGCCGGGCACACCCCGGACGCCGAGAAGGACGCCTGGAAGATCCAGCCCGAGGACCTCGCGCAGCTGACCGTGGACCTGCTGCACATGCCGGAACGCACCCTGCCCAGCCGCGTCGAGGTGCGCCCCAGCCGACCCCCGAAGAAGTAA
- the smpB gene encoding SsrA-binding protein SmpB: MYTNRRAHYEYELLERFEAGISLTGSEVKSIRAGGVDFRDAFARLSGGNVDLEGLYIPTYKEATYNNHEPRRTRRLLLNREEISKMKRGLEQKGLTLVPTRLYQKGRYFKVELALARGKKLHDKRRAEADKTVRRELREL, from the coding sequence GTGTACACGAACCGCCGCGCTCATTACGAGTACGAACTACTGGAGCGCTTCGAGGCAGGCATCAGCCTGACCGGCAGTGAAGTCAAGAGCATCCGTGCCGGTGGCGTGGATTTCCGCGACGCGTTCGCGCGGCTGAGCGGCGGGAACGTGGACCTGGAAGGCCTGTACATCCCCACGTACAAGGAAGCGACCTACAACAACCACGAGCCGCGCCGCACCCGCCGCCTGCTGCTGAACCGCGAGGAGATCAGCAAGATGAAACGCGGCCTGGAACAGAAGGGCCTGACGCTGGTGCCCACCCGCCTGTACCAGAAGGGCCGGTACTTCAAGGTGGAACTGGCTCTGGCGCGCGGCAAGAAGCTGCACGACAAACGCCGCGCCGAGGCCGACAAGACCGTGCGCCGGGAGCTGCGCGAACTGTGA
- a CDS encoding N-acetylmuramoyl-L-alanine amidase — MKAGTRTRAAWTVLAGSLLLVGLAGAQIAFSRLNLAGKQVESIQLYGAEYASQSALSGLLTVARDGGLVRVTGLGHTLLLPIDEDQQRATTNFNTVQLDTRRLNARAATLVNGNLYLPLDTLASGLGAQYQKGDFRVPAPALLSVSSRAGSDSDRLVLDLSRDVEIIDEQRGDRVVITLRGLSGDARRYTTRGAFVASAEVTRTGSDLTLTIPVNASSGYRVFKVVRPGSVRVVVDAGPGVSRRSPQLLERVTRPLIVLDPMKVSGVGRDVTLEVARRSAELLSKAGWQVRVTRDSAAALPREQALQLTRQSDVYLGLDLGRFPGSPRGGVTVYEQTGRSATQIVNALRTGTAAPYGGLVVAGTGSTRRLSELLRGELKGGGVTARQETTSRLLTLGEAPQAALLLELGWSSNAKDLANLTVDDRLQVMAVAVARSVATYLTARANNNANISAQGAAQ, encoded by the coding sequence GTGAAGGCCGGCACCCGCACCCGCGCCGCCTGGACGGTCCTGGCCGGCAGCCTGCTGCTGGTGGGGCTGGCCGGCGCGCAGATCGCCTTCAGCCGCCTGAACCTGGCGGGCAAGCAGGTGGAGAGCATCCAGCTGTACGGCGCGGAGTACGCCAGCCAGTCGGCGCTGAGCGGCCTGCTGACCGTCGCGCGGGACGGCGGACTGGTGCGCGTGACCGGCCTGGGACACACGCTGCTGCTGCCCATCGACGAGGACCAGCAGCGGGCCACGACCAACTTCAACACCGTGCAGCTCGACACGCGCCGCCTGAACGCCCGCGCCGCGACCCTGGTGAACGGCAACCTGTACCTGCCGCTGGACACCCTGGCCAGCGGACTGGGCGCGCAGTACCAGAAGGGTGACTTCCGGGTGCCGGCCCCGGCCCTGCTGTCGGTCAGCAGCCGCGCCGGAAGTGACAGTGACCGCCTGGTGCTGGACCTGAGCCGCGATGTGGAGATCATCGACGAGCAGCGCGGCGACCGCGTGGTCATCACGTTGCGCGGCCTGAGCGGCGACGCCCGCCGCTACACCACCCGCGGCGCGTTCGTGGCGAGCGCCGAGGTGACCCGCACGGGCAGCGACCTGACCCTGACGATCCCCGTGAACGCCAGCAGCGGTTACCGGGTGTTCAAGGTCGTGCGGCCCGGCAGCGTGCGCGTCGTCGTGGACGCCGGCCCCGGTGTGTCTCGCCGCAGCCCCCAGCTGCTGGAGCGCGTGACTCGCCCGCTGATCGTGCTGGACCCCATGAAGGTCAGCGGGGTGGGCCGCGACGTGACGCTGGAAGTCGCGCGCCGCTCGGCGGAGCTGCTCAGCAAGGCCGGGTGGCAGGTGCGGGTCACGCGGGACAGCGCGGCCGCCCTGCCCCGCGAGCAGGCGCTGCAACTGACCCGCCAGAGCGACGTGTACCTGGGCCTGGACCTGGGCCGCTTCCCCGGCTCGCCGCGCGGCGGCGTGACCGTGTACGAGCAGACGGGCCGCTCGGCCACGCAGATCGTGAACGCCCTGCGGACCGGCACGGCCGCCCCCTACGGCGGGCTGGTCGTGGCCGGCACCGGCAGCACCCGCCGCCTGAGCGAACTGCTGCGCGGGGAACTCAAGGGGGGCGGCGTGACGGCCCGGCAGGAGACGACCTCGCGCCTGCTGACGCTCGGCGAGGCCCCGCAGGCGGCGCTGCTGCTGGAACTCGGCTGGAGCAGCAACGCCAAGGACCTCGCGAACCTGACCGTCGACGACCGCCTGCAGGTCATGGCCGTCGCCGTGGCCCGCTCGGTCGCCACGTACCTGACCGCCCGCGCGAACAACAACGCCAACATCTCGGCGCAGGGAGCGGCCCAGTGA
- a CDS encoding GerMN domain-containing protein, whose amino-acid sequence MRRLMSLFNVVSAALLAAAFLALQAVQKPPEAPTPPQLQLAERTAVKVKVYFTDAQVQTLKPETRTLQVTQTNARVVAQAALNVWAQGPFDRALLGVVPAKTAAPKVYLRGQHFFVDLPASYENLRYGSSGERMLACTITRTLLEERGQDVTFLLAGQNVDSLGHIDLREPFTRQDCADQ is encoded by the coding sequence CTGCGCCGCCTGATGTCGCTGTTCAACGTCGTCTCGGCGGCGCTGCTGGCCGCGGCATTCCTGGCCCTGCAGGCGGTGCAGAAACCCCCGGAGGCGCCCACGCCGCCGCAGCTGCAACTGGCGGAACGCACCGCCGTGAAGGTCAAGGTGTACTTCACGGACGCGCAGGTGCAGACCCTGAAACCCGAAACGCGGACCCTGCAGGTCACGCAGACGAACGCCCGCGTGGTCGCGCAGGCCGCGCTGAACGTCTGGGCGCAGGGTCCCTTCGACCGGGCGCTGCTGGGTGTGGTGCCCGCGAAGACCGCCGCGCCGAAGGTGTACCTGCGCGGGCAGCATTTCTTCGTGGATCTGCCGGCCTCGTACGAGAACCTGCGCTACGGCAGCAGCGGCGAACGCATGCTGGCCTGCACCATCACCCGCACGCTGCTGGAGGAACGCGGTCAGGACGTCACGTTCCTGCTGGCCGGGCAGAACGTGGACAGCCTGGGCCACATCGACCTGCGCGAGCCGTTCACGCGGCAGGACTGCGCCGACCAGTGA
- a CDS encoding chromosome segregation SMC family protein, with the protein MLQSVTLQGFKSFADRTRLDFGPGVSAVIGPNGSGKSNVVEAIRWATHQARARELRAARAQELIFHGSGGKAPLGLAEVQLELRTPGGERVNLARRIYRDGTAEQDLNGRPARVRDVHGALRGTGLGPGGLAVIGQGEVSGVVQAEGKTLLGYVQEAAGLSRAVTARQDTEARLREADTHLDALRLVLQERAATLARLERAAQDARRWHDLTLRTLTLQDALKRERQAALAREIAAARAEAAELEARSAALGGEVQAAAAAVEAAREAAQAARARRDAHAGALETLRAARAAHEQAARYRDHLDREQASLNAELAALPTRMPDQPAPDLGALDAALHAAREAATAAEARARRLDADLTRARTLVARAAEAHARQDASRETLRAELDRAQGNLEVTLENLAAARERLEAARTAHAHAAQGYAALHTEREAATAHERYLNAELARVNASVAPLRRERERLEAALNSYARYGEGARNALRLDHPGIVGSVADLLTVPAEYEVAVGAALGRRLEQVVVNRADDAREIIDELKRTGGRATFLPLDLIRARPRRDAALLREDGVIGNLADLCPSDPPLVAESILADTLIVRDLRAANRIARTHASRPRLVTLDGELVEPGGAITGGRARDTGSGVLADQRRFQELDAELEDAGRQGARLNAELKKVQATLTGSDERHATLRRALDDAAREEQAAERRVTELAAQERSLEANRDRLAARLGPDADPAPADLPPPGAPLPDLIALEADLHTERAAAETQRAAERGAAEALALARETDAAWRAYRTGRARAGELRERLNASTQAIAAQDAHLHAAAAEVARREAALGTLDEHEAARADYAREQAAQTYSNLIATQNRARTRLEDLRVLIARREGSLEPIPDGCLPPGTPREWTAELNAARAALDALGPVNARAEADLHAEQAALDAQQAELNDADSAAAELRAHLHDLETAEGLATAAAFDRVNTAFREYSAELLGGTGELERELDDQGRLRGLRLAVQPRGKRTRSMTLLSAGERTMAGLGFLFALNHAGGEGSAGGLPLAVLDEVDAPLDEANIRRFTAFLKLFSERGAQFLLVTHQKATMEIAHALWGVTTDQTGASRVLSIKQPGEVRAG; encoded by the coding sequence ATGCTTCAGAGCGTCACCCTTCAGGGGTTCAAATCCTTCGCTGACCGCACCCGCCTGGACTTCGGTCCCGGCGTGAGCGCCGTCATCGGCCCGAACGGCAGCGGCAAGAGCAACGTGGTCGAGGCGATCCGCTGGGCCACCCATCAGGCCCGCGCGCGTGAACTGCGGGCGGCGCGCGCCCAGGAACTGATCTTCCACGGCAGCGGCGGCAAGGCCCCGCTGGGACTGGCGGAAGTGCAGCTGGAACTCCGCACGCCCGGCGGGGAACGCGTGAACCTCGCGCGGCGCATCTACCGCGACGGCACGGCCGAACAGGACCTGAACGGCCGCCCCGCCCGCGTGCGTGACGTTCACGGGGCGTTGCGCGGCACCGGCCTGGGACCGGGCGGACTGGCCGTGATCGGGCAGGGCGAGGTCAGCGGCGTCGTGCAGGCCGAAGGGAAGACCCTGCTGGGCTACGTGCAGGAGGCCGCCGGACTGTCCCGCGCCGTCACCGCCCGCCAGGACACCGAGGCGCGGCTGCGCGAGGCCGACACCCATCTGGACGCGCTGCGGCTGGTGCTGCAGGAACGCGCCGCGACCCTGGCCCGCCTGGAACGGGCCGCGCAGGACGCCCGCCGCTGGCACGACCTGACCCTGCGCACCCTGACCCTCCAGGACGCCCTGAAACGCGAGCGGCAGGCCGCGCTGGCCCGCGAGATCGCCGCCGCCCGCGCCGAGGCCGCCGAACTGGAGGCCCGCAGCGCCGCGCTGGGCGGCGAGGTGCAGGCCGCCGCCGCCGCCGTCGAGGCCGCCCGCGAGGCCGCGCAGGCCGCCCGCGCCCGCCGCGACGCGCACGCCGGAGCGCTGGAGACCCTGCGGGCCGCCCGCGCCGCGCACGAACAGGCCGCCCGTTACCGCGACCACCTGGACCGCGAGCAGGCCAGCCTGAACGCCGAACTGGCCGCGCTGCCCACCCGCATGCCCGACCAGCCCGCCCCGGACCTGGGCGCGCTGGACGCCGCGCTGCACGCCGCCCGCGAGGCCGCCACCGCCGCCGAGGCCCGCGCCCGCCGCCTGGACGCCGACCTGACCCGCGCCCGCACCCTGGTCGCCCGCGCCGCCGAGGCGCACGCCCGCCAGGACGCCAGCCGCGAGACGCTGCGCGCCGAACTGGACCGCGCGCAGGGCAACCTGGAAGTCACGCTGGAGAACCTCGCGGCGGCCCGCGAACGCCTGGAGGCCGCCCGCACCGCCCACGCGCACGCCGCGCAGGGGTACGCCGCGCTGCACACCGAGCGTGAGGCCGCCACGGCGCACGAACGGTACCTGAACGCCGAACTGGCCCGCGTGAACGCCAGCGTCGCCCCGCTGCGCCGCGAACGCGAACGCCTGGAAGCGGCCCTGAACTCCTACGCCCGCTACGGCGAGGGCGCCCGCAACGCCCTGCGCCTCGACCATCCGGGCATCGTGGGATCGGTCGCGGACCTGCTGACCGTCCCCGCCGAGTACGAGGTCGCGGTGGGCGCCGCCCTGGGCCGCCGCCTGGAACAGGTCGTCGTGAACCGGGCGGACGACGCCCGCGAGATCATCGACGAACTGAAACGCACGGGCGGCCGCGCCACCTTCCTGCCGCTGGACCTGATCCGCGCCCGCCCCCGCCGCGACGCGGCCCTGCTGCGCGAGGACGGCGTGATCGGCAACCTCGCGGACCTGTGCCCCAGCGACCCGCCCCTGGTCGCCGAGAGCATCCTGGCCGACACGCTGATCGTGCGTGACCTGCGTGCCGCGAACCGCATCGCCCGCACGCACGCCAGCCGCCCGCGCCTCGTGACGCTGGACGGCGAACTCGTCGAACCCGGCGGGGCCATCACCGGCGGCCGCGCGCGCGATACCGGCAGCGGCGTTCTGGCCGACCAGCGCAGATTCCAGGAACTCGACGCGGAACTGGAGGACGCAGGCCGCCAGGGCGCACGCCTGAACGCCGAACTGAAGAAGGTGCAGGCCACGCTGACCGGCAGCGACGAACGCCACGCCACGCTGCGCCGCGCGCTGGACGACGCCGCCCGCGAGGAGCAGGCCGCCGAGCGGCGCGTCACGGAACTCGCCGCGCAGGAACGCAGCTTGGAAGCCAACCGCGACCGCCTCGCCGCACGCCTCGGCCCGGACGCCGACCCCGCCCCCGCTGATCTGCCGCCCCCCGGCGCGCCCCTGCCGGACCTGATCGCCCTGGAAGCCGACCTGCACACCGAACGCGCCGCCGCCGAGACGCAGCGCGCCGCCGAACGCGGGGCCGCCGAGGCCCTCGCCCTGGCCCGCGAGACGGACGCCGCGTGGCGCGCCTACCGCACCGGCCGCGCCCGCGCCGGCGAACTCCGCGAGCGCCTGAACGCCAGCACGCAGGCCATCGCCGCGCAGGACGCCCACCTGCACGCCGCCGCCGCCGAGGTCGCCCGCCGCGAGGCTGCGCTCGGCACGCTCGACGAACATGAGGCCGCCCGCGCCGACTACGCCCGCGAACAGGCCGCGCAGACGTACAGCAACCTGATCGCCACGCAGAACCGCGCCCGCACCCGCCTGGAAGACCTGCGCGTGCTGATCGCCCGGCGCGAGGGCAGCCTGGAACCCATTCCCGACGGCTGCCTGCCGCCCGGCACGCCCCGCGAATGGACCGCCGAACTGAACGCCGCCCGCGCCGCGCTGGACGCCCTGGGACCCGTGAACGCCCGCGCCGAGGCCGACCTGCACGCCGAACAGGCCGCGCTGGATGCCCAGCAGGCCGAACTGAACGACGCCGACAGCGCCGCCGCCGAACTGCGCGCGCACCTGCACGACCTCGAAACCGCCGAGGGACTCGCCACCGCCGCCGCCTTCGACCGTGTGAACACCGCCTTCCGCGAGTACAGCGCCGAACTGCTCGGCGGGACCGGCGAACTGGAACGCGAACTCGACGACCAGGGCCGCCTGCGCGGCCTGCGCCTCGCCGTGCAACCACGCGGGAAACGCACCCGCTCCATGACGCTGCTCTCGGCCGGGGAACGCACCATGGCGGGCCTGGGCTTCCTGTTCGCCCTGAACCACGCCGGCGGGGAGGGCAGTGCGGGTGGCCTCCCACTGGCCGTGCTGGACGAGGTGGACGCCCCGCTGGACGAGGCGAACATCCGCCGCTTCACCGCCTTCCTGAAACTGTTCAGCGAACGCGGCGCGCAGTTCCTGCTGGTCACGCACCAGAAGGCCACCATGGAGATCGCGCACGCCCTGTGGGGCGTCACCACCGACCAGACCGGCGCCAGTCGCGTCCTGAGCATCAAGCAGCCCGGCGAGGTCCGGGCCGGTTAA
- a CDS encoding alpha-amylase family glycosyl hydrolase: MRHLALLGALLTSLAGGSGAQTALPLSSFEGQVIYQVMPDRFFDGNAGNNAGVNRADPRAWHGGDLAGLTQKLPYIQRLGATAVWLTPVYAQQTVNSFGTAPYHGYWPADFRAVDPHFGTLADFRAFVDGAQGAGMRVVLDQVINHYGYEAAAVKLRPAWFNTQAQCDASRDKDVDCALAGLPDLRQSNPQVSELLLDNADFWREQGVNAFRYDAIKHVEGPFLRNLLDRDRQAGTWTLGEWFDADTGTVADWQKAGFDSLFLFSLQDAMKRSVMGGQSLGAVRAVLERQGELPRPGEVALFLDNHDVPRFAQGSLFEDEGRARTRYGLRALMTLRGVPVVWQGTEIAMRGGPDPDNRRDMRFEDQWTPEEREIFEATRAAIAARKASPALSRGSQTLLPTPDRLSGDLLLFTRQLNGQTVLAAWHGGRERRTYSLKLTSLGVNWKALAATPSLFAGQDARVSVSGGYLHLSLPARDAAAFRVE; the protein is encoded by the coding sequence ATGCGACACCTCGCCCTGCTGGGCGCGCTGCTGACCTCCCTGGCGGGCGGGTCGGGCGCGCAGACGGCCCTTCCCCTGTCCTCGTTCGAGGGGCAGGTGATCTATCAGGTCATGCCGGACCGCTTCTTCGACGGGAACGCCGGAAACAACGCCGGGGTGAACCGCGCCGATCCGCGCGCGTGGCACGGCGGGGACCTCGCGGGCCTCACGCAGAAACTGCCGTACATCCAGCGGCTGGGCGCGACTGCCGTGTGGCTGACGCCCGTGTACGCGCAGCAGACCGTGAACTCGTTCGGGACCGCGCCGTACCACGGGTACTGGCCCGCAGATTTCCGGGCGGTGGACCCGCACTTCGGGACGCTGGCGGACTTCCGGGCGTTCGTGGATGGCGCGCAGGGCGCCGGGATGCGCGTGGTGCTCGATCAGGTCATCAATCATTACGGGTACGAGGCGGCCGCCGTGAAGCTCCGCCCGGCGTGGTTCAACACCCAGGCCCAGTGCGACGCCAGCAGGGACAAGGACGTGGACTGCGCCCTGGCGGGCCTGCCGGACCTGCGGCAGAGCAATCCGCAGGTGAGCGAGTTGCTGCTGGACAATGCGGACTTCTGGCGCGAGCAGGGCGTGAACGCCTTCCGGTACGACGCCATCAAGCACGTCGAGGGGCCGTTCCTGCGGAACCTGCTGGACCGCGACCGGCAGGCGGGCACCTGGACGCTCGGCGAGTGGTTCGACGCGGACACCGGCACCGTCGCCGACTGGCAGAAGGCGGGCTTCGACAGTCTGTTCCTGTTCAGTCTGCAGGACGCCATGAAACGCAGCGTGATGGGCGGCCAGAGCCTCGGCGCGGTGCGGGCCGTGCTGGAACGCCAGGGCGAGCTGCCGCGTCCCGGCGAGGTCGCGCTGTTCCTGGATAACCACGACGTGCCCCGGTTCGCGCAGGGCAGCCTGTTCGAGGATGAGGGGCGCGCCCGCACCCGCTACGGCCTGCGCGCCCTGATGACGCTGCGCGGCGTGCCCGTCGTCTGGCAGGGCACCGAGATCGCCATGCGCGGCGGTCCCGACCCCGACAACCGCCGCGACATGCGCTTCGAGGACCAGTGGACGCCCGAGGAACGCGAGATCTTCGAGGCCACCCGCGCCGCCATCGCCGCCCGCAAGGCCAGCCCCGCCCTGAGTCGCGGCTCGCAGACGCTGCTGCCAACCCCCGACCGCCTCAGCGGCGACCTGCTGCTGTTCACCCGCCAGCTGAACGGCCAGACCGTCCTGGCCGCGTGGCACGGCGGCCGCGAACGCCGCACGTACTCCCTGAAACTCACCTCGCTGGGCGTGAATTGGAAGGCGCTGGCCGCCACGCCCTCCCTGTTCGCCGGGCAGGACGCCCGCGTCAGCGTCAGCGGCGGCTACCTGCACCTGAGCCTCCCCGCGCGGGACGCCGCCGCCTTCCGGGTCGAGTAG